From the genome of Desulfovibrio sp.:
GGTTTTCCCCATAGCCAAGCTGGCCCACGGCACGGTGGAACTCCAGGAGCTCATGCACAAGCACGGCTTTCCCGAGGGAATCATCTTCGGGCACGCCCTGGAGGGCAACCTGCACTTTGTGTTCTGCCCGGACTTCGGCTCACAGCAGATGATCAGGAACTACCAGGCGCTCATGGAAGAGGTGGCGGACATGGTGGTGGGCCGCTACGACGGTTCGCTCAAGGGCGAGCACGGCACCGGGCGCAACATGGCCCCCTTCGTGGAGATGGAGTGGGGGCGTCAGGCGTATGCCTACATGGTGCGCCTGAAAAAGGCCTTCGACCCGGAAAACCTTCTGAACCCCGGGGTGATAATTAACGACAACCCCAAGGTATACCTTGAGAACTTAAAACCCATGCCCGCGGTGAACGAGATAATCGACCGGTGCATCGAGTGCGGATTCTGCGAACCCGTCTGCCCCTCGCGCTCCATAACCACCACCCCGCGCCAGCGTATCGCCCTGCAGCGGCACATGGCCAAGCTCAAGCACACCCACGACGACGAGCTCATGAAGCGCTTCTGGGAGCATTACACCTACTTCGGCGAACAGACCTGCGCCGCGGACGGGCTGTGCTCCACGGTCTGCCCAGTATCCATCGACACCGGCCGCTTCACCAAGGAGCTGCGCGGCGAGCGGTCAAGCCCGCGCGCCAAGAAGATCGCCCAGGGAGTGGCGGACAATTACGGGTGCGTGCTGAACATCGTGCGCCAGGGGCTCAAGGCCGCCAACTTTGTTCATGGCGTTCTCGGAAGCGGGCTCATGGGCCAGCTGGCCGAATCCTTCAGGGAGCTTTCGGGCGGGCGCATTCCCCTGTGGACCAAGTGGATGCCCAGAGGAGTCACTCCGCCGGACTTCACGGACACGGTTCGGGGCAAGAACCGCCAGGTGGTGTATTTCCCAAGCTGCGTGGCCCGGTCCATGGGCCCTGCCAAGGGCGACCCGGACCAGCGGGCCCTGTACGAGGCCATGCTCTCGGTGCTTAACAAGGCGGGCTATGACGTACTCTATCCGCAGAACATGCAGGAGCTGTGCTGCGGCCTGACCTTCGAGTCCAAAGGCTTCATGGAGCAGGCGGACCAGAAGGCCCGCGAGCTGGAGCGCGAACTGCGCAGGGTGAGCGACAACGGGCGCATACCCATACTCTTCGACACCAGCCCCTGCCTCTACACCATGCGCCGCAAGGTGGAGCCCGATCTTGTTATCTTCGAGCCGGTGGAGTTCATCCACGACCACCTGATGGACAAGCTTGTGTTCACAAAGGTGGACGAGACCGTGGCCATCCATTCCACGTGCAGCTCGGTGAAGATGGGGCTGGCCGGAAAGTTCAAGGCCGTTGCCGAGGCCTGCGCCAAGAAAGTTGTGGTTCCACGCAACGTGAACTGCTGCGGGTTCGCGGGCGACAGGGGCTTCAATTTCCCGGAGCTGAACGAGGCCGCCCTGGCCGAGCTGAACCCGCAGCTGCCTCCGGAAACCGCAGCAGGATACTCCAACAGCCGCACCTGCGAAATCGGATTGTCCAGAAACACCGACAAGCCCTACCAGTCCATCGTGTACCTGGTGGACCGTTGCACCGTGGCGAAGTGATGATGTTCTAACAGTCCGTTGCAAAAGTCTATTTCCGCAGCCTGTTCAAAAATACTGCTGGCAAGGCGCGGGAAAAAGTTAAGGCTGAAGCGTATTTGACATACGCGAAGGTTTGACTTTTGAGCGGCAACGCCGCCAGCGGGAGTTTTTCAACAGGCAGCTAACCCTGCTGCTCTCTTCGGGAATGCTATGTCGCCCGGGGGAAGTGCTTCCTCCGGGCGATTTGTCGTCTCGCAAGCACCGCAGGGCGGAATGAATTTCAAGCAAATGGATAGAGCACTGGCGGAGCCAACAAGATGACAGCCACGGCCCGCTTCGCTATCGTACCGGAAATCCCTGCGGAGTAGCTGATGGAAATACCGATTCTTTCTGAAATCGTTCTCATATTGGCCTTGAGCGTCGGCATCATATTCGCCTGCAACAAGCTCGGACTGCCTCCCGTGGTGGGATTTCTCGCCGCCGGCGTGGTGTGCGGGCCCGGAGGGTTCGGCCTGGTGAAGTCGGTCCATCAGGTGGAAATGATGGCCGAGATTGGCGTGGTGTTTCTGCTCTTCACCATCGGCATGGAGCTCTCCACCTCGGAGCTCATGCGCCTGAAGCGCCCGGTGTTTCTGGGTGGAGGCGCCCAGGTGGCGCTCACCATCGTGGCCTTCGGCGGTCTCGCCATGTTGCTTACCCCGTCCATGAGCCTGGGCAAGGGGGTCTTTGCCGGCTTTCTGGCCGCGTTGTCCTCCACGGCCATCGTGCTCAAGGAACTCCAGAACCGGGCCGAGCTTGAAAGCCCGCAGGGCCGCGTGAGCCTGTCCATCCTCATTTTTCAGGATCTGGCCATTGTGCCCATGATGCTGCTCACTCCCTTTCTCAGTGGGCAAGGCGGGGACATCTGGTCCTCGCTTGGCCTGATGCTCGCGAAAGGGCTGGGCGTGGTCGTGGTGGTGCTCGTCCTGGCCAGGTACGCGGTGCCGCGCCTGTTTCTCATGGTGGCCCAGGTGCGCAGCCGGGAGCTCTTTCTCATGGCCACCATCGTGTTCTGCATGTCGGTGGCCATGCTCACGGCCAGCGTTGGCCTGTCGCTCTCGCTTGGCGCCTTCCTGGCCGGGCTCATGCTGTCCGAATCCGAATACGCCTTGAACGCCATGGAAGGCGTGATGCCCTTCAAGGACATCTTCACCAGCCTGTTTTTCGTGTCCGTGGGCATGCTCGTGGACGTAGGCTTCATCGCGGCCAACCCGGGGCACGTCTTTTTCTGGTCCATGGCCGTCATGGTGGTGAAGATACTGGCCGCGGCCGGGGCCGTACTGATCCTGGGGTACCCGCTCCGGGTGGCTATTCTCGGGGGCATGGCTCTGGGGCAGGTGGGAGAGTTCTCCTTCGTGCTGGCCAAGGTGGGGCTGGACTGCGGCCTTATCGGCAGCGACGCCTACCAGAACTTCCTGGCGTCCAGCGTGCTGACCATGGCGGTGACGCCGTGGCTCATCCAGTTCGCGCCCAAGCTCGCGTCCAAGGTCTGCAAAACCCAGAAGCCCAAAGAGGCGAAGCCGGAAGGGCACGAGGAACTGCGCGACCACATGATCATCGTGGGCTACGGGCCCGGCGGGCGCCAGATCGTGCATGCGGTCAAGCGTGCGGGCATCCCGTTTCTGGTGCTGGAAATGAACATCGACACGGTGCGGCGCGAGCGCAAAGAGGGCCTACCCATCAGATACGGCGATGCAGGCTACCCGGCCGTGCTCGAACATGCCGGCATCAAGCACGCCAGGGTGCTGGTGGTGGTCGTGTCCGACATGACCGCGGCGCGTCGCATGGTTTCCACCGCGCGGGCGCTCAACCGCAACCTGAACATCATCGTGCGCACCCGCTTCGTGAACGAAGCACCGATACTGCTCGAACTCGGGGCCACGGAAGTCGTTCCCGAGGAATTCGAGACATCCATCGAGATATTCACCCGCGTGCTGGTTGAATACCTGGTGCCCAACCAGACCATCGAGCGCTTGATACTTACGGCGCGCGGGGCAAACTACCGCATGCTGCGCACCCCGGACATCCCAGTGGACGGCCAGAAACTCATGACGCCGCATCTCACCGGAATGGACCTGGCTGTCTTCAGTGTTGAGCCTGGGGCTCCCCTGGACGGGAAAACCCTGGAGGAGGCGGAAATCCGCAAGGAGCACGCTCTCACCGTGGTCGCCGTGGAGCGCGACGGGGAGAACCACATGAACCCGGACGGGTCCTTCGAGATTTCAGCCGGGGACAAGGTCTACGTGTTCGGACGCCAGGAAGACGTGGTGGATAAGGCCTGGCTCTTCATGCCAGCTTAGCAGCCTGCCCGGTTAATTGAGATCAAGGGCTCCGCCCTTGATCCGGCAGGGCGCTGCCCTGCACCCGCCAGGGGGATGATCCCCCTGGACCCTCAGTTGCTTCGCGGCATTCACCGGAAACCCGGTGAATACCGCGAAGCGATAGGGGATTCCAAGGGGCCATTGGCCATTTGGCCGCCGGAGGCATCCAAAATACAAAGGGGTCGCGCTCGCACGAGCCCGACCCCTTTACAATTCAAGAGTGAAAGTCGCGTGGCCGCTACGGCAGCAGGAAGTTTGGCACCTTCTGCCTGCCGGTCCGCCAGTCTCCGGGCTGCTGATAGGAAACGCCTGGTTCAGCGGCACCTGGAACGGTGGCCACGGTCGGGCGGACATTGCTCTGGCCGGGGGTGTTCTGCTCCATGAGAAACGCCACCGGGCGGCTCATGGGGATGACCTTGCTGGTCTTGGCCAGCACGTCGTTGTTGCGCGCGTCCATGACCTCAACGTTGAAGCGCACTCCGTAGGGCGTGGCCGAATAGGTGCCGGCAATGATCAAGGTGCTCTGGAACTTCCTGGTGGCGTGTTCGCGCACGTTGCGCGAGAGCATGAATTCGCCCTGGGTCTTGTTGAAGATCACCTCTGAGGTCTTCCTGATTTCCTGAACATAGTAGCCCTTGGCGCTCATGGCAGCGCCGAGTTCTTCCGCCA
Proteins encoded in this window:
- a CDS encoding FAD-binding oxidoreductase, with the protein product MLERNDCIKLPGVYQTYHDRIASFIPAARLFCGAFTNLAYGDDASFYRLVPKIVVKATSADEVSRLLAIASELKVPVTFRTAGTSLSGQALTDSVLIYLAGAWKGLHIHDHASHISLEPGVIGAEANFQLAPHGKKIGPDPASINAAMIGGIAANNASGMCCGTAENSYKTVESMKLIFVDGSTLDTADPQSREAFAKSHPGLLAELAAIRDEIAGDAKLSARIKTKFKIKNTTGYGINSFVDFSDPIDILLHLMVGSEGTLAFIAEVTYRTVVEHPSKASAMMYYATIKDACNATIKLKKGPVSAVELMDRASLRSVEDKPGMPAFLKGLPDTAAAILVETRAADKKTLLAQIEKIQALVAGIKAIHPIVFMDQPDDFNKLWNIRKGLFPAVGAVRNPGTTVVIEDVVFPIAKLAHGTVELQELMHKHGFPEGIIFGHALEGNLHFVFCPDFGSQQMIRNYQALMEEVADMVVGRYDGSLKGEHGTGRNMAPFVEMEWGRQAYAYMVRLKKAFDPENLLNPGVIINDNPKVYLENLKPMPAVNEIIDRCIECGFCEPVCPSRSITTTPRQRIALQRHMAKLKHTHDDELMKRFWEHYTYFGEQTCAADGLCSTVCPVSIDTGRFTKELRGERSSPRAKKIAQGVADNYGCVLNIVRQGLKAANFVHGVLGSGLMGQLAESFRELSGGRIPLWTKWMPRGVTPPDFTDTVRGKNRQVVYFPSCVARSMGPAKGDPDQRALYEAMLSVLNKAGYDVLYPQNMQELCCGLTFESKGFMEQADQKARELERELRRVSDNGRIPILFDTSPCLYTMRRKVEPDLVIFEPVEFIHDHLMDKLVFTKVDETVAIHSTCSSVKMGLAGKFKAVAEACAKKVVVPRNVNCCGFAGDRGFNFPELNEAALAELNPQLPPETAAGYSNSRTCEIGLSRNTDKPYQSIVYLVDRCTVAK
- a CDS encoding cation:proton antiporter; translation: MEIPILSEIVLILALSVGIIFACNKLGLPPVVGFLAAGVVCGPGGFGLVKSVHQVEMMAEIGVVFLLFTIGMELSTSELMRLKRPVFLGGGAQVALTIVAFGGLAMLLTPSMSLGKGVFAGFLAALSSTAIVLKELQNRAELESPQGRVSLSILIFQDLAIVPMMLLTPFLSGQGGDIWSSLGLMLAKGLGVVVVVLVLARYAVPRLFLMVAQVRSRELFLMATIVFCMSVAMLTASVGLSLSLGAFLAGLMLSESEYALNAMEGVMPFKDIFTSLFFVSVGMLVDVGFIAANPGHVFFWSMAVMVVKILAAAGAVLILGYPLRVAILGGMALGQVGEFSFVLAKVGLDCGLIGSDAYQNFLASSVLTMAVTPWLIQFAPKLASKVCKTQKPKEAKPEGHEELRDHMIIVGYGPGGRQIVHAVKRAGIPFLVLEMNIDTVRRERKEGLPIRYGDAGYPAVLEHAGIKHARVLVVVVSDMTAARRMVSTARALNRNLNIIVRTRFVNEAPILLELGATEVVPEEFETSIEIFTRVLVEYLVPNQTIERLILTARGANYRMLRTPDIPVDGQKLMTPHLTGMDLAVFSVEPGAPLDGKTLEEAEIRKEHALTVVAVERDGENHMNPDGSFEISAGDKVYVFGRQEDVVDKAWLFMPA